A section of the Acidobacterium capsulatum ATCC 51196 genome encodes:
- a CDS encoding putative toxin-antitoxin system toxin component, PIN family has translation MIVVIDTNVWISALQFAKGRGTPVMALEKAMSEDVIASCDEINAEIVRVLTEKFSWEQQRVKAALRTILARGIHIAIRGTVKICRDPGDDMFLECSALAGADLLVAGDKDLLTLGAYRGTRIVTPAEYLHFK, from the coding sequence GTGATTGTCGTCATCGACACAAATGTCTGGATTTCCGCGCTTCAGTTTGCCAAAGGCCGGGGTACTCCGGTGATGGCGCTGGAAAAAGCAATGAGCGAAGACGTGATTGCCAGCTGCGATGAAATCAATGCGGAGATCGTGCGCGTGCTGACTGAGAAGTTCTCGTGGGAACAGCAGCGGGTGAAAGCAGCGCTGCGGACAATCCTCGCACGCGGCATTCACATTGCAATTCGAGGCACGGTCAAGATCTGCCGCGATCCCGGCGACGATATGTTTCTGGAGTGCTCAGCTCTCGCCGGGGCAGATTTGCTGGTCGCGGGAGACAAGGACTTACTGACTCTGGGAGCGTACCGTGGGACGCGCATCGTGACGCCCGCGGAGTACCTCCATTTCAAATAG
- a CDS encoding ribbon-helix-helix protein, CopG family — translation MATTTQRRSKVYTISLPPELALKAEALARRDSRTMSELFREAFRTYSAQQARLTLDELGEYAASRNPKGYTEADVPRLIQEVRATKPRRRSSSKG, via the coding sequence ATGGCAACTACCACTCAAAGAAGGTCGAAGGTCTATACGATCAGCCTGCCACCCGAACTGGCACTGAAGGCCGAAGCCCTCGCCCGGCGCGACAGCCGCACCATGAGCGAGCTATTCCGGGAAGCCTTCCGCACCTACTCCGCACAGCAGGCGCGGCTGACGCTCGACGAACTGGGAGAATACGCAGCCAGTCGCAATCCGAAGGGCTACACCGAAGCGGACGTGCCCCGGCTCATTCAGGAAGTACGCGCCACGAAGCCACGCCGCAGGAGCTCTTCCAAAGGGTGA